Below is a genomic region from Erigeron canadensis isolate Cc75 chromosome 7, C_canadensis_v1, whole genome shotgun sequence.
TTAAATGGTCACTTCTAGCTACCCAATCTCAAGTTGAGCGAATTATAACTAAGCCGGTCGAAATGGTCGCCTCTAACTAACCAGCATCGTTAATTATGTATAAAATCTGTCATTAATAATCGTTGCTATATGATATAAACCTTTTTAACAAATGGTAAATCTTTTGTAACAGGTTAATGTCATGGACACTGTTGGATGTGGGGACAGCTTTGTGGCTGCAATTGCATATGGTTACATACACAATATGCCATTAGTTCACACATTGACCATAGCCAATGCAGTGGGCGCAGCAACGGCCACAGGTTGTGGGGCTGGTAGGAATGTTGCAAATTTGCAAAAGGTCATCTCACTAATGAGGGAGTTAAACCTTAACGAAGATGACAACTTTTGGAACAAACTACTTcatgaaaatataaatgaagAAGACGTCACCGTTCTCTCAAAATCATCAGTAAATGGAATCAATGACGGATTTTTGAACCATGTGACACCCCAAAAGGTGGTGAGTGAGGTTCTTCATAAACTTGAGGCTCCATTGGCAGATGGAATACTGTCGTCTTGAAAATGTAGTTTCCCCTGATTTTTCCGAGTAAGCTCGTGATTATTGATTTGTGTATGCTATTATATTTAGAGCAGGAAACAGAAATGTTAGAAACTGAGATTTGGTGATGTGGTTTTGGTGTTCTGTGTTGACAAGCATTGAAAATCAATGCTTGCTGCTATATTAATGTAGAgctacttttttgtttattgttgtaAAAACAGCTGAATTTTGGTTAGTTGATGAAACTATGAAAGCATTCCTTTAGGTGGTTATCTTTTGAGATTTCAGATCCATTTATGTGTTTCTTCCTTAACGTATGCAGACCGACTGACCAAGTACTTACCAAACGTGTTATCTGTATGCGTAATGACAGTAATAAGTTCGTCGATAACATTGATGCTAGCTTGCAGTCTGTCATGAATGTTCTATCTTCCGAGAGTTTATGTAAAACCCATGTTTTCCTAGGATTGCTTAAATATGTGTTTCTTTTAGAACGTGTTGGGTGTTCATCTTGCCTGTACAGATATATTAAATCGTTGACTTTTAAAtggtttatatttttagttgatacACTTCAACTTTAtatggttttactttttagtttttacactttaaacttaattagtagttttttttttgtcagtatctttttaatttacatGTTAAATGCATGGAAACTGAATCAGCAACGAAGCGTGAAATCGTGAATATACCACCCTAGCTTGTTATTCATAGTTTCACTAAATTAGTTTGTGTGTTCGTTTGAATAGATCTGTTCAATCCAATTCAGTTAGATGAATCCGATTAGATTTTGGTTTCCAAAATATAGATTTGAACCTTCTAAACTAATTACGAAAACCGAATATCCAAACTAATATTCTGTTTCTTTGTTGGTCGATAAGGTATTGTATTGACTCGTAAAATTTAACTTGCGAAATTTGAAAACGAAATGTTACCATGTCAATTAGTTTAAAAATTGGAAATCAAACACCCACCGTAAGAACTGATGCATAAAATTTGATTGCATACTTCATACttgaaaataaatacataaattataTGATACGATTATCACTTCCCGCTTagaaaatctatatctatctaattCCTTTAGAATATAATctaataatgaaaatttttattagGTATTTTTCGAAAATGTTTTAAGCTTTTTAAATGTTGCAACTAAACATACCCGATTTGTTTTTAAACTAGGGTTTTGTTAAACGTAACTTTAAGGATTCTTTATTTAATATGACTTATACACCTTTCATTATTCTCAAGCTGGGGATAAAAATTGGAAGAAAATGCTCAATGTCATTATTCTTATTGCTATTTGGAGCCTCTAGAAATCGAGGAATGATGCGGTGTATAATATGGTATTTTCTACCGCTCATATGATCTTTGAAGAGATTAGATCCATGGCGTTTTTATGGTTtccaaatattaaaaaaaaaaaaagataaatagtgAAAGAAGACTTAATTTAACTAGAGGGGAGTTGGGGGTAAAATGGGAAAGTTAAAAGAGTAAAACGGATGAAGATGACCTAATTGCCCTGGATAAAACACAAGCCCTAGAAAACAACTTATCTCATAGACTCGTACCCCTATCTTTGGTTTTCCCTTGGTTACCCTCACAAAAATTTTCCTCTGTTTAATAAATCTTATAAATAATACCCTCCAATATCGTTTCAGGTATACTTTCATTCCCCCGCCAAATTCATTCATTCTATTCTTATATAACTTCCCcttttttgtttcttgatttatttatacactatattatttatttattgttaataaaaaaacgcaataattattgttttttttcttgtattgttattattgctttttttctctttctgtTTGGATCTATTGGATGGGTTgggttttctttattttttagacAAGTGTTTCTGGCTCCAtctattatatatgttatatacttatatctgtatgtatgtatataaatatatgtaaatgtaaatttcAATATGTGAATCACAGATTCTTGGAAACTAATCTAAAACAGCAATAAAGTGTCTgaattttcatatttatgaAGCGTTAGCTTctatatttttcatatgtatatatgcgATAAATACGAATCAAAAtcgttttttgaaaatacaagcAAGATTGCTAGAAATctcaaatttaaaaagtatGGAAGATTAGTTTCCATGAAATcggaaatttaaaattaatacttGAACGAAATACATAGCGAAAAGATATATACATGAATACTTGAATAGAAGGTTTCAAGTGCTTTAAAAAGATTCAAGTTAATAGTTAAACTTGATTTTAAACACACTAAGTTagatgttattattatatattaagtttgcTTCGATTTGGCATAATGGTGTTCCTTTTCTAAGTACCTCTCATATACTTTGTTATATAGCTGTAAAGGTTGAAACTTGACATTCAAATCGAAAATGTAGATTATACTTGGTTGTTGCTAGGTTTATGCAGTTAAGTTGTCCGGCCACATTCATAAAGTAGTAATCTTTTTACATAGTTGGCAGAAGTATAATGCTAACAGTACAGTCTCGGATTATGTTAGAATTTTAGTTTAATGGTCATTGTACTTTATATGCATTAGGAGGTACAGAgtgacccccccccccccccccccccggtaTAAAGCTATTGGGACCAAAATAGCGGGGGTTAAGGTGGCAACGACCCTTCCGGGGTTCTAGGGTGCCCCTAGTGGGGTCTAGGCCCTTGTGGCGGTCTCACTGGACTTTATGTATTTATTGCGCTAATAAGGCgtataacttataagttatgTGATGGTGCTTATATTTCGATATGTTTTTTTGGCCTATAACCATCCATAACTTCTTGGAGAAGTTTGACGACagttacaactttttttttttttttgtttctatgGTTTTTCATCCATCCAGATCagaaacacataaaaaaaacatatgctTTGATATCCTATTGCAACCAGAATTTTAGATTTATAGTTGAATTCTAGAATATTATAATACGTATTACCCCAATACAAAATTTGTGTAACCCTAACTATATAGGAACGAATTGTACACGATTCGAGTTGATATCTGGTCTACTGAAATATATTCCCTTAATTACTGGTTTCTGACAAATAATGCTTTCTACTCCTTGTTGCATACTTGTTTGTAATTTTGTCTGATTAATATGTTGATGgtgatatgttaaaaaaaaagattgtgaTATTTAAacttgacttgttgaaataggtcATTTGGCTGCGAGATTGATGCTTCTTGTCTTTGAGAATCTGGAACTCTTTTGAGATTATTGTCGATCCTATGGAAAACCATGACATGATGATTGGTCAAAGGCCAGACATACCTTGGCAGAATCATAATTTGGAATTGGGTCAAACCCTTAAGCATGAAATCGAATTGGGAGATAATGGCAGTCGTCGCATAAGTTTGGCAGCCGAGTTGGGAGAAAATGGCAGTCGTCGCATAAGTTTGGCACATCACCATGATCTTCTTTTAGACCATGAGATGACGACAATGCCACATTCACATCATCATCATGGTAATGGAGATGAAACCGAGTTTGATGATAGAAATCAACATGAGAACAGATACGATGATGGCAATGCAggcaatgatgatgatgtggatCATCATGTTGGTCAACAGTCGGTCAACAATCCCGAAACTCAGATGGTTCTTTCTGATGAATGTCATGAGATGGGTTTATCGAATGGTCATGATCTTGTCACGCACAATAACTCTGATATGGGTTTGCCACCTGTGCCTCTATCTTTTCAGAGGCCTGAGTTTGTGCTAACACCTCAAGTTATTCAAACCCGAACCGCTCCTGCTCCAAACTATGAATTAACGGTAGGCCAAGAGTTTCCTGATGTTGCCAGCTGTCGTAGGGCATTGAGGCACACAGCAATTGCTTTACATTTTGAGATACAAACAGTTAAATCTGACAAAACACGCTTTACTGCCAAATGTGCAAGTGAAGGCTGCCCATGGAGAATACACGCTGCTAAACTACCTGGTGTACCTACTTTTACAATCAGAACCATCCACTCAGAACACAATTGTGGTGGAATCGCTCATCTTGGCCATCAACAAGCATCGGTTGATTGGGTTGCAAATACCGTTGAACAACGCCTTAAAGAAAACCCACAATGCAAACCAAAGGAGATTCTAGAGGAAATTCATCGGGCCCATGGAATTACATTATCATACAAACAAGCATGGAGAGGCAAAGAACGGATAATGGCAGCTCTACGTGGATCATTTGAAGAAGATTACCGTCTTTTACCACAGTATTGTGAGCAAGTTAGACGTACAAATCCTGATAGTATCGCTTCGGTTTATGTGAATCCTGCAGATAACTGTTTCCAGCGTCTTTTTATCTCGTTTCAAGCTTCCATTTATGGGTTTTTGAATGCGTGTAGACCGCTTCTCGGCCTTGATAGAACCGTTTTGAAGAGTAAGTATCTCGGGACGTTACTTTTTGCTACAGGTTTTGATGGCGATGCTGCATTGTTTCCTTTAGCATTTGGTGTTGTTGATGAGGAAAATGAAGAGAATTGGATGTGGTTTCTTTCTGAGCTCCATAACTTGTTAGAGCTTAACACTGAGAACATGCCAAGACTCACAATATTATCTGATAGACAGAAAAATATCGTTGAGGGAGTGGAAGCCAATTTTCCAACAGCTTTCCATGGCTTCTGTATGCGCCACCTCAGCGAGAGTTTCCGAAAGGAGTTCAACAACACTATGCTTGTAAACCATCTTTGGGATGCAGCAAATGCCCTTACCGTCATGGAGTTTGAATCGAAAATACTTGAAATCGAGGAGATATCACAAGAAGCCGCTTATTGGATTCGACGCGTTCCTCCACGTTTATGGGCTACGGCTTATTTTGAAGGGACTCGCTTCGGTCAGTTAACAGCTAACATAATTGAGTCATTAAAcgtttggattcttgaagcttctGGGCTCCCAATAATACAGATGATGGAGTGTATTCGTAGGCAGTTAATGATGTGGTTCAATGAGAGACGTGAAACCAGTATGCAATGGACTTCGATCCTTGTTCCTACTGCTGAGAGACTTGTGTCAGAAGCTATTGATCGTGCACGAACTTATCAAGTGCTTAGAGCAAATGAAGCCGAATTTGAAGTTATTTCACACGAAGGAACTAATATTGTTGACATTAGAAACCGTCGGTGTTTATGTAGGGGATGGCAGCTCAACGGGCTTCCATGTGCTCATGCTGTGGCAGCTCTTCTTTCATGTAGACAAAACGTTCATCGGTTTACCGAGAGTTGTTTTACAGTGGCAATGTATAGGAAAGCATATTCTCAAACAATACATCCCGTTCCTGATAAGACACTATGGAAGGAAATGACGGATTTAGCCTCGTTAGGCGAGGGAAATAATGTTATGGATATCGTTATCAACCCACCAAAGTCTATCAGACCTCCAGGAAGGCCAAGAAAGAGGAGGGTTCGGTCCGAAGATCGGGGTCCCGTAAAACGGATTGTGCATTGTAGTCGTTGTAACCAGACCGGGCATTTTAGAACTACCTGCTCTGCTCCGATATGACGTGGGAGCCGATACTTTAAATCAACTAGTTAAGTCCTAATCGGACAAGTTTAAGTAAAACTCGACAAGATCAAGTGACGCATGGCTGAAGTTTTTTCCCTGTGGTTCGTGGTCAGTTTCAGGAAAAGGCTGAGTTTTGAATAAAGATTGTTTACgctttaataaactaattagtGTATATTGTAATAGGTTGCATCATATAAATGAGACTTCTTTAATATGGCCTCAGATCCTTCGGATTGTTTGAatatacatttatgtattatttttatattatgtataCATGTTGAACAGACATTTTGATCACAAAGTTGATCATATTCCCTAACAGAAGTCTGTTGCTTGAACAAACTGTTGCAAAGATATAACTCGAATCGATAGAACAATGGACTTTCATGATGCAAATGAAAACACAGCTGAATAACTCTGTAAACATTTGTTGCAAAGGAACAATAATTGGTATTTATCTTAATTATTGGTCTAAAGAGATTAGATGTGTAAGATGCCATGTGTTAAGATTTAGATGGATAGACATGTCTTTACAGATACTATTTTGGTACATATAACTCTTACAAATCCAGATCATTTTGGGAGATTGGTGATCTTTGAATTGTATGAGCCTAGTTAAGTCTGCTCCAACAAACTGATTTATTTTTTGGATAGAACAGAGAGCTCAATAATGTTGAGCTACTTATTTATATACTCAAACTAGCTTGGACTAAGTTCAAGGTTGAGTAATTTTATTAGAGATCAACTTGTTGAGAAAGTCTCATGAGCAGAAGGGTTTAAGATTTCTCATTTGGTATTAATAATTCTCATACTTCTGCTGAATCTTCAAACAAAGTTTAAACATAGACTGATTTTCcgattttctttaaaaaaaaaagagggtaTGTTAGTTGGTTAGTAAATGGTTCAACAATGTAAATGGGCATGGACATTTTAAGAAAGCAGACTAAACATAGTCGGCCTGATTTTCCAAACCCAGGG
It encodes:
- the LOC122607077 gene encoding uncharacterized protein LOC122607077, translated to MENHDMMIGQRPDIPWQNHNLELGQTLKHEIELGDNGSRRISLAAELGENGSRRISLAHHHDLLLDHEMTTMPHSHHHHGNGDETEFDDRNQHENRYDDGNAGNDDDVDHHVGQQSVNNPETQMVLSDECHEMGLSNGHDLVTHNNSDMGLPPVPLSFQRPEFVLTPQVIQTRTAPAPNYELTVGQEFPDVASCRRALRHTAIALHFEIQTVKSDKTRFTAKCASEGCPWRIHAAKLPGVPTFTIRTIHSEHNCGGIAHLGHQQASVDWVANTVEQRLKENPQCKPKEILEEIHRAHGITLSYKQAWRGKERIMAALRGSFEEDYRLLPQYCEQVRRTNPDSIASVYVNPADNCFQRLFISFQASIYGFLNACRPLLGLDRTVLKSKYLGTLLFATGFDGDAALFPLAFGVVDEENEENWMWFLSELHNLLELNTENMPRLTILSDRQKNIVEGVEANFPTAFHGFCMRHLSESFRKEFNNTMLVNHLWDAANALTVMEFESKILEIEEISQEAAYWIRRVPPRLWATAYFEGTRFGQLTANIIESLNVWILEASGLPIIQMMECIRRQLMMWFNERRETSMQWTSILVPTAERLVSEAIDRARTYQVLRANEAEFEVISHEGTNIVDIRNRRCLCRGWQLNGLPCAHAVAALLSCRQNVHRFTESCFTVAMYRKAYSQTIHPVPDKTLWKEMTDLASLGEGNNVMDIVINPPKSIRPPGRPRKRRVRSEDRGPVKRIVHCSRCNQTGHFRTTCSAPI